One stretch of Amycolatopsis tolypomycina DNA includes these proteins:
- the pip gene encoding prolyl aminopeptidase yields MIDLHPPIEPYDHGMLDVGDGHQVYWETCGNPDGKPAVVLHGGPGQGCAPGIRRAFDPARYHVVLLDQRGCGRSRPHAADPATSLRHNTTDHLVADLERLREHLGIERWLVRGGSWGATLALVYAERFPHRVTEIVVSSISTTRRSELDWLYRGAGRFFPEAWQRFRDVAGDDDVVSAYARLMADPDQRDRAALAWDAWERTVLSLEPSATTEVHSGPPDDALLAFVRLTTHYYAHAGWLEEGAVIRDAGRLAGIPGVLIHGRLDLSCPVTTAWELAEAWPGAELLVDDRSGHGASDVKRAWLLAALDRFAG; encoded by the coding sequence GTGATCGACCTCCACCCGCCGATCGAGCCCTACGACCACGGCATGCTGGACGTCGGCGACGGCCACCAGGTGTACTGGGAGACCTGCGGCAACCCGGACGGCAAGCCGGCGGTGGTGCTGCACGGCGGGCCCGGCCAGGGCTGCGCACCGGGCATCCGGCGGGCGTTCGACCCGGCCCGCTACCACGTCGTCCTGCTGGACCAGCGCGGCTGCGGCCGGAGCCGTCCGCACGCCGCCGACCCCGCGACGTCGTTGCGGCACAACACCACGGACCACCTCGTCGCCGACCTCGAACGGCTGCGGGAGCACCTCGGCATCGAACGCTGGCTGGTGCGGGGTGGCTCGTGGGGCGCGACGCTGGCGCTGGTGTACGCCGAGCGCTTCCCGCACCGCGTGACGGAGATCGTGGTCAGCTCGATCAGCACGACCCGCCGGTCGGAGCTCGACTGGCTGTACCGCGGGGCCGGCCGCTTCTTCCCGGAAGCGTGGCAGCGCTTCCGGGACGTCGCCGGGGACGACGACGTCGTGTCCGCCTACGCCCGGCTGATGGCCGACCCGGACCAGCGCGACCGCGCGGCCCTCGCGTGGGATGCCTGGGAGAGAACGGTTCTCTCGCTGGAACCGAGCGCCACCACCGAAGTCCACAGTGGACCGCCGGACGACGCGCTGCTGGCGTTCGTCCGGCTCACCACGCACTACTACGCGCACGCCGGCTGGCTCGAGGAGGGGGCGGTGATCCGCGACGCCGGGCGGCTGGCGGGCATCCCCGGCGTGCTCATCCACGGCCGGCTCGACCTCAGCTGCCCGGTGACGACGGCGTGGGAGCTGGCCGAGGCCTGGCCGGGCGCCGAACTCCTCGTCGACGACCGGTCCGGGCACGGCGCCAGTGACGTCAAGCGGGCCTGGCTGCTCGCCGCGCTGGACCGGTTCGCCGGCTAA
- a CDS encoding RDD family protein, with protein METDPTLDDAHDIPWPVRRRLLRTGPIRRAWWLQRVPAVFVDVVLHFLVAAVAAAVVDPGSGVAYTITLFVVYIATSFVHRVFLQRWWGATIGRLLVGLRCADPRTGRAPTLRRLAFGWLYGLLATVAEALP; from the coding sequence ATGGAGACCGATCCCACCCTGGACGACGCGCACGACATCCCCTGGCCGGTGCGCCGCCGCCTGCTGCGCACGGGCCCGATCCGGCGGGCGTGGTGGTTGCAGCGCGTTCCGGCGGTGTTCGTGGACGTCGTGCTGCACTTCCTGGTCGCGGCCGTGGCCGCCGCGGTGGTCGACCCGGGTTCGGGGGTCGCCTACACGATCACGTTGTTCGTGGTCTACATCGCGACCTCCTTCGTGCACCGCGTGTTCCTGCAGCGGTGGTGGGGCGCCACGATCGGCAGGCTGCTCGTCGGCCTGCGCTGCGCGGACCCGAGAACGGGCCGGGCGCCGACCCTGCGACGGCTGGCTTTCGGCTGGCTGTACGGCCTGTTGGCGACGGTGGCCGAGGCGCTCCCTTAG
- the dmpG gene encoding 4-hydroxy-2-oxovalerate aldolase: MTRPELRHDVRIVDTTLRDGSHAMAHRFTEQQVRDTVRALDRAGVEVIEVTHGDGLGGSSFTYGFSAVDELKLIAAAREEAKQAKIAVLLVPGIGTAEDLQRAFDAGAEMVRVATHCTEADVSPQHFGLARELGMETAGFLMMAHRTPPEDLAKQARIMVDAGCQAAYVTDSAGALLMHEARARFEALVAEVGDTAWVGYHGHQNLSLGVANSVLAYEAGVRYIDGSLCALGAGAGNSPTEVLAAVFDRLDVDTGLDVGGLLDAAEEVVRPYLHRWPKMDRNAIVQGWAGVYSSFLLHAERAAERYGVPAQAILRRCGELALVGGQEDMIIDVAVQLAAEK, from the coding sequence ATGACCCGACCGGAGCTGCGCCACGACGTCCGGATCGTTGACACGACCCTGCGCGACGGCAGCCACGCGATGGCCCACCGCTTCACCGAGCAGCAGGTGCGGGACACCGTGCGCGCGCTCGACCGGGCGGGCGTCGAGGTCATCGAGGTGACCCACGGCGACGGCCTCGGCGGCTCGTCGTTCACCTACGGCTTCTCCGCCGTCGACGAGCTGAAGCTCATCGCCGCGGCGCGCGAAGAGGCGAAGCAGGCGAAGATCGCGGTACTGCTGGTGCCCGGCATCGGCACCGCCGAGGACCTGCAGCGGGCCTTCGACGCGGGTGCGGAGATGGTCCGGGTGGCGACGCACTGCACCGAAGCCGACGTCTCGCCGCAGCACTTCGGGCTGGCGCGGGAGCTCGGCATGGAGACCGCCGGGTTCCTCATGATGGCGCACCGGACGCCGCCGGAGGACCTGGCGAAGCAGGCCCGGATCATGGTCGACGCGGGCTGCCAGGCGGCGTACGTGACCGACTCGGCGGGCGCGCTGCTGATGCACGAGGCCCGCGCCCGCTTCGAAGCGCTGGTCGCCGAGGTCGGCGACACGGCGTGGGTCGGCTACCACGGGCACCAGAACCTCTCGCTCGGCGTCGCCAACTCGGTCCTGGCCTACGAAGCGGGCGTCCGGTACATCGACGGCTCGCTGTGCGCGCTCGGCGCGGGCGCCGGCAACTCGCCGACGGAGGTACTGGCGGCGGTGTTCGACCGACTGGACGTCGACACGGGCCTGGACGTCGGGGGCCTGCTGGACGCGGCCGAGGAGGTCGTCCGCCCGTACCTGCACCGCTGGCCGAAGATGGACCGGAACGCGATCGTCCAGGGCTGGGCGGGGGTGTATTCGAGCTTCCTGCTGCACGCCGAGCGCGCGGCGGAGCGCTACGGCGTTCCGGCGCAGGCGATCCTGCGCCGATGCGGCGAGCTGGCGCTGGTGGGCGGCCAGGAGGACATGATCATCGACGTGGCGGTGCAACTGGCCGCGGAGAAGTGA
- a CDS encoding acetaldehyde dehydrogenase (acetylating), which yields MAPVMAAIVGPGNIGTDLLAKLRRSEVIEVGYVVGVVESDGLERARAQGIAASAEGVDWLLRQDPLPELVFEATSAKAHAANAPRYEAAGIQAIDLTPAHLGPMVCPPVNLGMHLDAPNVSMITCGGQATIPMVHAVSRVVPVPYAEIVASVASRSAGLGTRANIDEFTRTTSQAVAEIGGAGRGKAIIILNPVEPPMIMRDTVFCAIPADADRDAITASIHAMAADVREYVPGYTLRADPQFDDAREDWDGNARVGIFLEVRGNGDYLPEYAGNLDIMTAAAARVGELMAGAKQEVSA from the coding sequence ATGGCTCCCGTGATGGCGGCGATCGTCGGCCCCGGCAACATCGGCACCGATTTGCTGGCGAAGCTGCGACGCAGTGAAGTGATCGAAGTCGGCTACGTGGTCGGCGTGGTCGAGTCGGACGGCCTCGAGCGTGCCCGCGCGCAGGGGATCGCGGCCTCCGCGGAGGGCGTCGACTGGCTGCTGCGCCAGGACCCCCTGCCGGAACTGGTGTTCGAGGCGACGTCGGCGAAGGCGCACGCCGCGAACGCCCCGCGGTACGAGGCGGCCGGCATCCAGGCGATCGACCTGACCCCGGCGCACCTGGGCCCGATGGTGTGCCCGCCGGTGAACCTCGGCATGCACCTCGACGCCCCCAACGTCTCGATGATCACCTGCGGCGGCCAGGCGACGATCCCGATGGTGCACGCCGTTTCCCGGGTGGTCCCGGTGCCGTACGCGGAGATCGTCGCTTCGGTGGCTTCCCGCAGCGCCGGGCTGGGGACGCGGGCGAACATCGACGAGTTCACGCGCACGACGTCGCAGGCGGTCGCCGAGATCGGCGGGGCCGGGCGCGGCAAGGCGATCATCATCCTCAACCCGGTCGAGCCGCCGATGATCATGCGGGACACGGTGTTCTGCGCGATCCCGGCCGACGCCGACCGCGACGCGATCACCGCCTCGATCCACGCAATGGCCGCCGACGTCCGCGAGTACGTGCCGGGGTACACGCTCCGGGCGGATCCGCAGTTCGACGACGCGCGGGAGGACTGGGACGGCAACGCGCGGGTCGGGATCTTCCTGGAGGTCCGCGGCAACGGCGACTACCTGCCCGAGTACGCCGGGAACCTCGACATCATGACCGCCGCGGCCGCCCGGGTCGGCGAGCTCATGGCGGGCGCGAAGCAGGAGGTGTCGGCATGA
- a CDS encoding MFS transporter, with amino-acid sequence MNAPAPRWPAVFAVTVGIFAIVTTEILPIGLLTPIAAGFGVSAGTAVWTMTVPGFVAAVAAPVVTVAAGRLDRRLVLGGLLVLLALAGFLAAAAPAFWVLLAARFLVGVVIGGFWSIGAGLAPRLVGTAAAARATSVIFAAVPLGSVLGVPLGTLVGQLAGWRTAFGVLGVLSLGTAAALVALAPPLPPEAATRLNVLSGLLRRRGVRSGLLVTFLVVLAHFGTYTYVTPLLRDVVRPEVLSGYLLAYGAAGIVGTFLAGRYRAGFALAAAVIAAAASVLPHTGPIGALVTLVAWGVAYGAVPVYSQAWFAREAPDAPEAATVLFTASFQATISAGALAGGLVVDAVSVPAVMTCGGVAAAVAALGILGAGRRSPERAFR; translated from the coding sequence ATGAACGCCCCCGCACCCCGCTGGCCCGCCGTCTTCGCCGTCACCGTCGGGATCTTCGCCATCGTCACCACCGAAATCCTGCCGATCGGGCTGCTGACGCCGATCGCGGCCGGCTTCGGCGTCTCGGCCGGGACCGCCGTCTGGACCATGACCGTGCCCGGCTTCGTCGCCGCCGTCGCCGCGCCGGTCGTCACGGTCGCCGCCGGCCGGCTCGACCGGCGGCTGGTGCTCGGCGGGCTGCTGGTCCTGCTCGCGCTCGCGGGGTTCCTCGCCGCCGCCGCGCCCGCGTTCTGGGTGCTGCTGGCCGCCCGGTTCCTCGTCGGCGTCGTCATCGGCGGCTTCTGGTCGATCGGCGCCGGCCTGGCGCCCCGGCTCGTCGGGACGGCGGCCGCCGCCCGCGCGACCTCGGTGATCTTCGCCGCCGTGCCGCTGGGTTCGGTGCTGGGCGTCCCGCTCGGCACCCTCGTCGGGCAGCTCGCGGGCTGGCGGACGGCGTTCGGCGTGCTCGGCGTGCTGAGCCTCGGGACGGCGGCCGCCCTCGTTGCCCTCGCCCCGCCGTTGCCGCCCGAAGCAGCCACGCGGCTGAACGTCCTGAGTGGACTGCTGCGGCGCCGCGGTGTCCGAAGTGGACTTCTGGTGACCTTTCTGGTCGTCCTGGCCCACTTCGGCACCTACACCTACGTCACGCCGCTGCTGCGGGACGTCGTCCGGCCCGAGGTGCTCAGCGGCTACCTGCTGGCCTACGGCGCGGCCGGGATCGTGGGCACCTTCCTGGCCGGGCGGTACCGGGCCGGCTTCGCGCTCGCGGCGGCGGTGATCGCGGCCGCCGCGAGCGTCCTGCCGCACACCGGGCCGATCGGTGCGCTCGTGACCCTCGTGGCGTGGGGCGTGGCCTACGGCGCGGTGCCGGTGTACTCCCAGGCCTGGTTCGCCCGCGAAGCACCGGACGCGCCCGAAGCGGCCACCGTGCTGTTCACGGCGTCCTTCCAGGCCACGATCTCGGCTGGGGCGCTGGCCGGCGGCCTCGTGGTGGACGCCGTGTCGGTGCCGGCCGTGATGACCTGCGGGGGAGTGGCCGCCGCCGTCGCCGCGCTCGGCATCCTCGGCGCCGGCCGCCGTTCGCCCGAGCGGGCGTTCCGGTGA
- a CDS encoding rhamnogalacturonidase, with amino-acid sequence MVGSPAVADELGSRFFDVTKFGAKGDGRTLDTAAINRAIDAAAARGGTVYFPAGRYASYSIHLKSNIALYLAANATILGAAPAGGRGYDAAEPGAGNPYQDFGHSHWHNSLIWGENLENVTIEGPGTIDGQGLVAGGSAESAPLAGNKAIALKWCRNVAIRDITIVNGGHFGILPTGVDNFRIDGVVIDTNRDGINIDCCKNVRIANTTVNSPNDDAIVLKSSYALNQVRDTENVTIDNCFVSGYDLGTLVGGTFKTAGYGRTGRVKFGTESNGGFRNIAISNVVFEHCRGLALETVDGGWLEDVTISNLTMRNVQMPLFLRLGARLRGPAGRPAGFLRRVSISDVTTIDADPRYPSCFAGIPGHPIEDVKLSGIRHHLAGGLTPGDAVPNPPELETAYPEPSMFGTLPAYGFFVRHARGISWDNVDVRFGKPDTRPAYVLRDVTDADVHHCRADKVAGTPTFVLDDVTDFRVSDGRPVPEARVDHADHQEL; translated from the coding sequence TTGGTCGGATCTCCGGCGGTCGCCGATGAGCTCGGAAGCCGCTTCTTCGACGTCACGAAGTTCGGAGCGAAAGGCGACGGCCGCACCCTCGACACGGCCGCGATCAACCGCGCGATCGACGCCGCCGCGGCCCGCGGCGGCACCGTGTACTTCCCGGCCGGGCGGTACGCGAGCTACTCGATCCACCTCAAGAGCAACATCGCGCTGTACCTGGCGGCCAACGCGACGATCCTCGGCGCAGCCCCGGCCGGCGGCCGGGGGTACGACGCCGCCGAACCGGGCGCGGGCAACCCGTACCAGGACTTCGGGCACAGCCACTGGCACAACAGCCTGATCTGGGGCGAAAACCTCGAGAACGTCACCATCGAGGGACCCGGCACGATCGACGGCCAGGGCCTGGTCGCCGGCGGCAGCGCGGAATCGGCACCGCTGGCCGGGAACAAGGCGATCGCGCTCAAGTGGTGCCGCAACGTCGCGATCCGCGACATCACGATCGTCAACGGCGGCCACTTCGGCATCCTCCCCACCGGCGTCGACAACTTCCGCATCGACGGCGTGGTGATCGACACCAACCGCGACGGCATCAACATCGACTGCTGCAAGAACGTCCGGATCGCCAACACGACCGTGAACTCCCCGAACGACGACGCCATCGTGCTCAAGAGCTCCTACGCGCTCAACCAGGTGCGCGACACCGAAAACGTCACCATCGACAACTGCTTCGTCAGCGGGTACGACCTCGGCACGCTCGTCGGCGGGACGTTCAAGACGGCAGGCTACGGCCGCACCGGCCGCGTCAAGTTCGGCACCGAATCCAACGGCGGCTTCCGCAACATCGCGATCTCCAACGTGGTCTTCGAGCACTGCCGCGGCCTGGCACTGGAAACCGTCGACGGCGGGTGGCTCGAGGACGTCACCATCAGCAACCTGACCATGCGCAACGTCCAGATGCCGCTGTTCCTCCGGCTGGGCGCGCGGCTGCGCGGGCCGGCGGGCCGCCCGGCCGGGTTCCTGCGCCGGGTGAGCATCAGCGACGTCACGACGATCGACGCGGACCCGCGCTACCCGTCGTGTTTCGCGGGGATCCCGGGCCACCCGATCGAAGACGTCAAGCTGAGCGGCATCCGCCACCACCTGGCGGGCGGCCTGACCCCGGGCGACGCGGTGCCGAACCCGCCGGAGCTGGAAACGGCCTACCCCGAGCCGTCGATGTTCGGCACCCTCCCGGCGTACGGCTTCTTCGTCCGCCACGCCCGCGGGATCAGCTGGGACAACGTGGACGTCCGCTTCGGCAAGCCGGACACGCGCCCGGCGTACGTCCTGCGGGACGTGACCGACGCCGACGTGCACCACTGCCGCGCGGACAAGGTGGCGGGCACGCCGACGTTCGTGCTCGACGACGTGACCGACTTCCGGGTGAGCGACGGCCGTCCGGTGCCCGAGGCGCGGGTCGACCACGCGGATCACCAGGAGCTGTAA
- the tuf gene encoding elongation factor Tu — MTKQQYVRTKPHLNIGTMGHVDHGKTTLTAAITKVLAEQGGASYVAFDRIDRAPEEIERGITINIAHVEYETPTRHYAHVDMPGHADYVKNMITGAAQLDGAVLVVSAQDGAMPQTREHVVLARRIGVEHLVVALNKADVAEDEELLDLVELEVRELLTRYGFDGDAVPVVRVSGLRALEGDPRWTRRILDLLAAVDEHVPIPPRRLDLPFLMPIENVLTITGRGTVVTGAVEQGTLAVGDAVEVIGLGPAVTSVATGLETFGKPMDRAEAGDNAAVLLRGVKRGEVRRGQVVCLPGSVRPYTRFRADVHVLSAAEGGRRTPFAANYRPQFHFRTSDVVGVVALAEGVAVVRPGDAAELTVELGQPVAMNPGLGFAMREGRLTVAAGTVREVLG; from the coding sequence ATGACCAAGCAGCAGTACGTGCGGACCAAGCCGCACCTGAACATCGGCACGATGGGCCACGTCGACCACGGCAAGACCACCCTCACCGCCGCCATCACCAAGGTCCTCGCCGAACAAGGCGGGGCCAGCTACGTCGCCTTCGACCGCATCGACCGCGCGCCGGAGGAGATCGAGCGCGGCATCACCATCAACATCGCGCACGTCGAATACGAGACGCCGACCCGGCACTACGCGCACGTCGACATGCCCGGCCACGCCGACTACGTCAAGAACATGATCACCGGCGCGGCCCAGCTGGACGGCGCGGTGCTCGTGGTTTCGGCGCAGGACGGCGCGATGCCGCAGACCCGCGAGCACGTCGTGCTGGCGCGCCGGATCGGGGTCGAGCACCTCGTCGTCGCGCTCAACAAGGCCGACGTCGCCGAGGACGAGGAACTGCTCGACCTCGTCGAGCTCGAGGTGCGCGAACTGCTCACCCGCTACGGGTTCGACGGCGACGCCGTGCCCGTGGTCCGTGTGTCGGGGCTGCGCGCGCTCGAGGGCGACCCGCGGTGGACGCGGCGGATCCTCGACCTGCTCGCCGCCGTCGACGAGCACGTGCCGATCCCGCCGCGGCGGCTCGACCTGCCGTTCCTGATGCCGATCGAGAACGTCCTCACCATCACCGGCCGCGGCACCGTCGTGACCGGCGCGGTGGAGCAGGGCACCCTCGCGGTCGGCGACGCGGTCGAGGTGATCGGGCTCGGCCCGGCGGTGACCAGCGTGGCCACCGGGCTCGAGACGTTCGGCAAGCCGATGGACCGCGCCGAGGCCGGCGACAACGCCGCGGTGCTGCTGCGCGGGGTGAAGCGCGGCGAGGTCCGGCGCGGCCAGGTCGTCTGCCTGCCCGGCAGTGTCCGGCCGTACACGCGGTTCCGCGCGGACGTCCACGTGCTCTCGGCCGCCGAAGGGGGCAGGCGGACGCCGTTCGCGGCGAACTACCGGCCGCAGTTCCACTTCCGCACCAGCGACGTCGTCGGGGTGGTCGCCCTCGCCGAGGGTGTCGCCGTCGTCCGGCCGGGCGACGCCGCGGAGCTGACCGTCGAGCTGGGGCAGCCGGTCGCGATGAACCCGGGGCTGGGCTTCGCGATGCGCGAAGGCCGGCTGACGGTCGCCGCGGGCACCGTCCGCGAGGTGCTCGGCTGA
- a CDS encoding helix-turn-helix domain-containing protein, with protein sequence MIDPASLGRHLHDLRAGRGLALSALAEAAGVSVSMLSAIERGEKTPTIVVLSRIADGLGLPVSRLLADLETGRVIVRRAAEQDHIAEPGGWHRTVLTPVVPGVNFEWIRTTLPPGCDAGAFPAYAPGSHEFVAVESGELCLGVGDAEYILAAGDSVYFPADVGHSYANRTGKPCVYFVAALIMRSRSAG encoded by the coding sequence ATGATCGATCCGGCATCGCTCGGCCGCCACCTCCACGACCTGCGCGCGGGCCGCGGGCTGGCGTTGAGCGCACTGGCGGAGGCAGCGGGGGTCAGCGTCAGCATGCTGTCGGCCATCGAGCGCGGCGAGAAGACGCCGACGATCGTGGTGCTGTCCCGGATCGCCGACGGCCTCGGGCTGCCGGTGTCCCGGCTGCTGGCGGACCTGGAGACCGGCCGCGTGATCGTCCGCCGCGCGGCGGAGCAGGACCACATCGCCGAACCCGGCGGCTGGCACCGCACGGTGTTGACCCCGGTCGTCCCCGGCGTCAACTTCGAGTGGATCCGCACGACCCTCCCACCCGGCTGCGACGCGGGCGCGTTCCCGGCGTACGCACCGGGATCCCACGAGTTCGTCGCGGTCGAGTCGGGAGAGTTGTGTCTCGGTGTCGGCGACGCCGAGTACATCCTGGCGGCGGGGGATTCGGTGTACTTTCCCGCCGACGTCGGGCATTCCTACGCCAACCGCACCGGAAAGCCTTGCGTGTACTTCGTCGCGGCGTTGATCATGCGCTCCCGCTCGGCGGGGTGA
- a CDS encoding GNAT family N-acetyltransferase: MSTIEEAMEADAEGIAAVFAPYVTDSVFTFETTPPTAAEWRAKIRENAWPFLVLAEEGEIRGYALATPWRPKPAYRYSVETTIYLAPEAAGRGHGRRLLDELLKRCAEAGARQAIAVIVDSGNPASRNLHRAAGFTDAGVLRRVGFKQDRWLDTVLMQRDLG; the protein is encoded by the coding sequence ATGTCCACTATAGAGGAAGCCATGGAGGCGGACGCCGAGGGCATCGCCGCGGTCTTCGCGCCGTACGTCACCGACTCGGTGTTCACCTTCGAGACCACTCCGCCGACCGCGGCCGAGTGGCGCGCGAAGATCCGCGAGAACGCCTGGCCCTTCCTCGTGCTCGCCGAGGAGGGCGAGATCCGCGGCTACGCGCTGGCGACGCCGTGGCGGCCGAAGCCGGCGTACCGGTACTCGGTCGAGACGACGATCTACCTCGCGCCCGAGGCCGCGGGCCGGGGCCACGGGCGCCGGCTGCTCGACGAGCTGCTGAAGCGGTGCGCGGAAGCCGGGGCGCGGCAGGCGATCGCGGTCATCGTCGACTCCGGCAACCCGGCTTCGCGCAACCTCCACCGCGCGGCCGGCTTCACCGACGCGGGCGTGCTGCGCCGCGTCGGGTTCAAGCAGGACCGCTGGCTCGACACCGTGCTGATGCAGCGGGACCTGGGCTAA
- a CDS encoding helix-turn-helix domain-containing protein — MTDAITQALAEVGPRLKRVRTQRRVTLADLSAATGISKSTLSRLESGQRKPSLELLLPIAKAHQVPLDELVGAPEVGDPRVRMTARRIPRHNGAAMTVLPLTRQPGAPQAFKMILEPETGEPDPQVHEGYEWLYVLSGRLRLILADRDMTLGPGEAAEFDTRLPHWFGAVDGRPAEILSLFGKQGERLHLRAKSR; from the coding sequence ATGACGGACGCGATCACCCAGGCCCTGGCCGAGGTCGGCCCCCGGCTCAAACGGGTCCGCACGCAGCGCCGGGTCACCCTCGCCGACCTGTCGGCGGCGACCGGCATCTCGAAGAGCACGCTGTCCCGGCTGGAGTCCGGCCAGCGGAAACCCAGCCTCGAGCTGCTGCTGCCGATCGCCAAAGCCCACCAGGTGCCGCTGGACGAACTGGTGGGCGCGCCCGAGGTCGGCGACCCGCGGGTCCGCATGACCGCGCGCCGCATCCCGCGGCACAACGGCGCGGCGATGACCGTGCTGCCGCTGACCCGCCAGCCGGGCGCGCCGCAGGCGTTCAAGATGATCCTCGAGCCCGAGACGGGCGAACCCGATCCCCAGGTCCACGAGGGGTACGAGTGGCTGTACGTCCTGTCGGGCCGGCTGCGCCTGATCCTGGCCGACCGGGACATGACGCTCGGGCCGGGCGAGGCGGCGGAGTTCGACACGCGCCTCCCGCACTGGTTCGGCGCGGTCGACGGCCGTCCGGCGGAGATCCTCAGCCTGTTCGGCAAGCAGGGCGAGCGGCTGCACCTGCGGGCGAAGTCGCGTTAG
- a CDS encoding NAD(P)/FAD-dependent oxidoreductase: MNENNSFDVLVVGGGAAGLSAALMLGRARRRVAVVDGGAPRNAPASHMHGFLSRDGLPPSELLRIGREELRGYGVELLEDHVLSLEHGFTARLAGGRALTARRVLVATGVHDDLPDIPGLRESWGTDAVTCPYCHGYEVRDQPLGVLGTEPASVEHALLVRQWSPDVVYFAHTTPLSEEDRDRLDARGIRVVPGVVTAVRREDGRLTGVEVGPRFVPRAALFLRSRTVPHDELLRGLGYVEGDVDPSGKTGVPGVWAAGNVVDARATVIIAAAQGAAAAGALNHDLVTEDVRRAVDALGGFSPAAERAAAGAR; the protein is encoded by the coding sequence ATGAACGAAAACAACAGCTTCGACGTCCTGGTGGTGGGTGGCGGCGCCGCGGGACTCAGCGCCGCCCTGATGCTCGGCCGGGCGCGGCGGCGCGTCGCGGTCGTCGACGGGGGCGCGCCACGCAACGCGCCGGCGTCCCACATGCACGGCTTCCTCTCCCGCGACGGCCTGCCGCCGTCGGAGCTCCTGCGGATCGGCCGCGAGGAACTCCGCGGCTACGGCGTGGAACTCCTCGAAGACCACGTGCTGAGCCTCGAACACGGCTTCACCGCCCGGCTGGCGGGCGGCCGGGCGCTGACCGCCCGGCGCGTCCTCGTCGCCACCGGCGTCCACGACGACCTGCCGGACATCCCCGGCCTGCGCGAAAGCTGGGGCACCGACGCGGTGACCTGCCCCTACTGCCACGGCTACGAAGTGCGCGACCAGCCGCTCGGGGTGCTCGGCACCGAACCCGCGAGCGTCGAGCACGCGCTGCTGGTCCGCCAGTGGTCGCCGGACGTCGTCTACTTCGCGCACACCACGCCGCTGTCCGAAGAGGACCGCGACCGGCTCGACGCGCGCGGGATCCGGGTCGTGCCGGGCGTCGTGACCGCGGTCCGGCGCGAGGACGGCCGTCTCACCGGCGTCGAGGTCGGGCCGCGGTTCGTGCCGCGGGCGGCGCTGTTCCTACGCAGCCGGACGGTTCCGCACGACGAGCTGCTGCGCGGACTCGGGTACGTCGAAGGCGACGTCGACCCGTCCGGGAAGACCGGCGTGCCCGGCGTGTGGGCGGCGGGGAACGTCGTCGACGCGCGGGCGACCGTGATCATCGCCGCGGCCCAGGGCGCGGCCGCCGCCGGGGCGCTGAACCACGACCTCGTCACCGAGGACGTCCGGCGGGCGGTCGACGCGCTCGGCGGCTTCTCCCCCGCCGCCGAGCGCGCGGCGGCCGGGGCGCGCTAG